A single region of the Ursus arctos isolate Adak ecotype North America unplaced genomic scaffold, UrsArc2.0 scaffold_10, whole genome shotgun sequence genome encodes:
- the TEX30 gene encoding testis-expressed protein 30 isoform X1 gives MSHTEVKLKIPFGNKLLDAVCLVPNKSLTYGIILTHGASGDMNLPHLMSLASHLASHGFFCLRFTCKGLNIVHRIKAYKSVLNYLKTSGEYKLAGVFLGGRSMGSRAAASVMCHIEPDDADDFVRGLICISYPLHHPKQQHKLRDEDLYRIKDPVLFVSGSADEMCEKNLLEKVAQKMQAPSKIHWIEKANHSMAVKGRSTNDVFKEINTQILFWIQEITEIDKK, from the exons ATGAGTCATACAGAG gtaaaattaaaaataccttttgGAAATAAATTACTAGATGCTGTTTGTTTGGTACCTAACAAGAGCTTAACATATGGAATAATTCTTACACATGGAGCGTCAGGAGATATGAACCTTCCTCATTTGATGTCACTGGCATCCCATCTTGCATCTCATGGTTTTTTTTGCCTGAGATTTACCTGTAAAGGCCTTAATATTGTACATAGAATTAAGGCATATAAATCAGTTTTG AATTACCTAAAGACCTCGGGAGAATACAAACTGGCAGGTGTTTTCCTTGGTG gTCGTTCAATGGGCTCAAGAGCAGCTGCTTCTGTAATGTGCCATATTGAgccagatgatgctgatgattTTGTTCGAGGTCTCATTTGTATTTCTTACCCACTGCACCATCCAAAGCAGCAACATAAACTTAGAGACGAAGATCTCTATCGTATAAAAGATCCTGTATTGTTTGTGTCAGGCTCAGCAGATGAAATGTGTGAAAAG aacTTGTTGGAGAAAGTGGCACAGAAAATGCAAGCTCCCAGTAAAATCCACTGGATTGAGAAGGCAAATCATTCCATGGCAGTGAAAGGACGGTCAACaaatgatgttttcaaagaaataaatacacagattttGTTTTGGATCCAGGAAATCACTGAAATAGACAAGAAATAA
- the TEX30 gene encoding testis-expressed protein 30 isoform X2, with the protein MNLPHLMSLASHLASHGFFCLRFTCKGLNIVHRIKAYKSVLNYLKTSGEYKLAGVFLGGRSMGSRAAASVMCHIEPDDADDFVRGLICISYPLHHPKQQHKLRDEDLYRIKDPVLFVSGSADEMCEKNLLEKVAQKMQAPSKIHWIEKANHSMAVKGRSTNDVFKEINTQILFWIQEITEIDKK; encoded by the exons ATGAACCTTCCTCATTTGATGTCACTGGCATCCCATCTTGCATCTCATGGTTTTTTTTGCCTGAGATTTACCTGTAAAGGCCTTAATATTGTACATAGAATTAAGGCATATAAATCAGTTTTG AATTACCTAAAGACCTCGGGAGAATACAAACTGGCAGGTGTTTTCCTTGGTG gTCGTTCAATGGGCTCAAGAGCAGCTGCTTCTGTAATGTGCCATATTGAgccagatgatgctgatgattTTGTTCGAGGTCTCATTTGTATTTCTTACCCACTGCACCATCCAAAGCAGCAACATAAACTTAGAGACGAAGATCTCTATCGTATAAAAGATCCTGTATTGTTTGTGTCAGGCTCAGCAGATGAAATGTGTGAAAAG aacTTGTTGGAGAAAGTGGCACAGAAAATGCAAGCTCCCAGTAAAATCCACTGGATTGAGAAGGCAAATCATTCCATGGCAGTGAAAGGACGGTCAACaaatgatgttttcaaagaaataaatacacagattttGTTTTGGATCCAGGAAATCACTGAAATAGACAAGAAATAA